A genomic stretch from Mycobacterium paraterrae includes:
- the clpS gene encoding ATP-dependent Clp protease adapter ClpS: protein MVASAPTKPGTTGQREADTVESTAAPWVTIVWDDPVNLMNYVTYVFQKLFGYSEPHATKLMLQVHNEGKAVVSSGSRESMEIDVTKLHAAGLWATMQQDN from the coding sequence CAAACCCGGAACCACCGGGCAGCGGGAGGCAGACACCGTCGAGTCCACCGCCGCGCCCTGGGTGACCATCGTCTGGGACGATCCGGTCAACCTGATGAACTACGTGACTTATGTGTTCCAGAAGCTGTTCGGCTACAGCGAGCCGCATGCCACCAAGTTGATGCTGCAGGTGCACAACGAAGGCAAGGCAGTGGTGTCCTCTGGCAGCCGTGAATCCATGGAGATCGACGTCACCAAGCTGCACGCGGCCGGGCTCTGGGCCACCATGCAGCAGGACAACTGA
- a CDS encoding DUF2017 domain-containing protein, with amino-acid sequence MRKWKRVDTAEGARYRSALDAHEAALLRNLVTSMIGLLDERESSTPQDELEQITGIKTGSSEPPDNATLQRLLPDFSKPDDADPEATASLNAALRNLHEPDIIDAKRVAAQHLLETLPDRGGKFELTEDAAHAWTASVNDLRLALGTMLDIKPDGPDRLPDDHPLAAHLDVYQWLTVLQEYLVLALMGPR; translated from the coding sequence GTGCGTAAGTGGAAGCGGGTCGACACCGCTGAGGGTGCCCGTTACCGGTCCGCGCTGGATGCCCATGAGGCCGCGCTGCTGAGAAATTTGGTCACGTCGATGATCGGCCTGCTCGACGAGCGCGAATCATCGACGCCGCAGGACGAACTAGAGCAGATCACCGGCATCAAGACCGGTAGTTCCGAGCCGCCGGACAACGCGACACTGCAGCGATTGCTGCCCGATTTCTCCAAGCCCGATGACGCCGATCCCGAGGCGACCGCCAGCCTCAATGCGGCCCTGCGCAACCTTCACGAGCCGGACATCATCGATGCGAAGCGAGTCGCGGCGCAACACCTCTTGGAGACGCTGCCGGATCGTGGTGGCAAATTCGAGTTGACCGAAGACGCCGCCCACGCATGGACCGCATCCGTCAACGATCTGCGTCTGGCCCTGGGCACCATGCTCGACATCAAGCCCGACGGCCCCGATCGGTTGCCCGACGATCACCCGTTGGCCGCGCATCTCGACGTCTATCAGTGGCTCACCGTCCTGCAGGAGTACCTGGTCTTGGCGTTGATGGGCCCGCGATGA
- a CDS encoding rhomboid family intramembrane serine protease gives MTSASRARQPKKKRSGFVVGGITILGFVALLYVVEAFDQVSGHRLDENGIRPLETDGLWGILFAPLLHANWGHLAANTGPALVLGFLVALTGLSRFLWATAIIWIVGGLGTWVIGNWGSSCGLESDHIGASGLIFGWLTFLLVFGFFIRSGWQIVIGLVVLVLYGGVLWGAVPVLNVCGGVSWQGHLCGGIAGVLAAYLLSNPEREERERRRRAPQR, from the coding sequence ATGACCTCAGCGAGCCGGGCGCGGCAGCCGAAGAAAAAGCGGTCCGGATTCGTCGTCGGTGGCATCACGATCCTCGGCTTCGTGGCGTTGCTCTACGTCGTCGAGGCGTTCGATCAAGTCAGCGGACACCGGCTCGACGAGAACGGGATCCGCCCGCTGGAGACCGACGGCTTGTGGGGCATTCTGTTCGCTCCGCTGCTGCATGCGAATTGGGGTCACCTCGCAGCCAATACCGGGCCCGCGCTGGTGCTGGGTTTCCTCGTCGCACTGACGGGGCTGTCCCGATTTCTGTGGGCGACGGCGATCATCTGGATTGTGGGCGGACTCGGCACGTGGGTGATCGGCAACTGGGGGTCGTCGTGCGGCCTGGAAAGCGATCACATCGGCGCCTCGGGCCTGATCTTCGGCTGGCTGACCTTCCTCTTGGTGTTCGGCTTCTTCATCCGTTCCGGCTGGCAGATCGTAATCGGGCTGGTGGTGCTGGTGCTGTACGGCGGGGTGCTGTGGGGTGCCGTGCCGGTGCTCAACGTGTGCGGCGGGGTGTCGTGGCAGGGGCACCTCTGCGGCGGCATCGCCGGCGTGCTCGCCGCCTATTTGCTGTCGAACCCGGAACGCGAGGAGCGCGAGCGGCGGCGTCGAGCCCCGCAGCGATAA
- a CDS encoding P1 family peptidase: protein MNAITDVAGILVGQHHRLDSDATMGAGWASGVTVVLTPPGTVGAVDVRGGAPGTRETDLLDPANSVRYVDAVLLAGGSAFGLAAADGVMRWLEERERGVAMTGGVVPIVPAAVIFDLEVGGWTNRPTADFGYNACESAGADVAVGTVGAGVGACSGVLKGGVGTASTTLPSGVTVGALVVVNSAGNVVDQTTGLPWLSYLADEFGLAIAPDEQLAELATLESPLSALNTTIAVVATDAALSPAACRQVANAAHDGLARSIRPAHTPVDGDTVFALATGAIEVPPPADVPAAFSPETPLATEVGSAAADCLAHAVVAAVIAADPVAGIPTYRGLLPGAFAARR, encoded by the coding sequence ATGAACGCGATCACCGACGTCGCAGGCATTCTCGTCGGTCAGCACCACCGGTTGGACTCCGACGCGACCATGGGTGCCGGTTGGGCGAGCGGAGTCACCGTTGTGCTGACGCCGCCCGGCACGGTCGGCGCTGTCGACGTGCGTGGCGGCGCGCCCGGTACCCGGGAAACCGACCTCTTAGACCCGGCCAACAGCGTGCGCTACGTCGACGCGGTATTGCTCGCGGGCGGTAGCGCGTTCGGGCTGGCGGCCGCCGACGGCGTCATGCGGTGGTTGGAAGAACGCGAGCGCGGCGTGGCGATGACAGGCGGTGTCGTGCCGATCGTCCCGGCCGCGGTGATCTTCGATCTCGAGGTCGGCGGGTGGACCAACCGCCCGACCGCCGACTTCGGTTACAACGCCTGCGAGTCGGCCGGTGCCGACGTTGCCGTCGGCACGGTCGGCGCCGGGGTGGGGGCGTGCTCGGGCGTGCTCAAGGGCGGCGTCGGGACCGCGTCGACGACCCTGCCCTCTGGGGTCACCGTGGGCGCGTTGGTGGTGGTCAACTCCGCGGGCAACGTGGTCGACCAGACCACCGGCCTGCCGTGGCTGAGCTATCTGGCCGACGAGTTCGGGCTGGCCATCGCGCCCGACGAGCAACTTGCCGAGCTGGCCACGCTCGAGTCGCCGCTGAGCGCATTGAACACCACGATCGCCGTCGTCGCGACGGACGCGGCGCTCAGTCCCGCAGCGTGCCGACAGGTGGCGAACGCCGCTCACGACGGGCTTGCCCGGAGTATCCGGCCCGCGCACACGCCCGTCGACGGCGACACGGTGTTCGCGCTGGCCACCGGCGCCATCGAGGTGCCACCACCCGCCGATGTACCCGCGGCGTTCTCACCGGAGACACCGCTGGCGACCGAAGTGGGCAGTGCGGCCGCGGACTGTCTGGCCCATGCCGTCGTGGCCGCCGTGATCGCCGCCGACCCAGTCGCCGGCATCCCCACTTATCGCGGTTTGTTGCCGGGCGCTTTTGCCGCGCGCCGGTAG